Proteins from a genomic interval of Crassostrea angulata isolate pt1a10 chromosome 7, ASM2561291v2, whole genome shotgun sequence:
- the LOC128156045 gene encoding uncharacterized protein LOC128156045 isoform X1 — MAAKYPGGPPPPYQGAPPPYHYPMAGTTVIVQQAPPPPRTNHGILGSLTKDLNKFGRSVQKELDAAGNMIRSEYNQHNYGPVMENFVTGNQVQLVSKASGRCLQIVQSQSGQLVVDGTGNLGQQVFNALWTVINEGSNQVRLHNNFNYLAIVKGQTMVIHKPQGAPLGIETKFQLVLKGQNFVCLESLSERGKCVGVLADGSLKPALACSNTDEHAKFGVYLASTPYSQYPRQK, encoded by the exons ATGGCAGCAAAGTATCCAGGTGGACCACCCCCTCCCTACCAAGGAGCCCCACCCCCCTACCATTACCCGATGGCAGGG ACAACAGTCATAGTCCAACAAGCACCACCTCCACCCAGAACAAAT CATGGCATACTTGGCTCATTAACAAAAGACCTGAACAAATTTGGTCGCTCTGTACAGAAGGAACTAGATGCCGCAGGAAACATGATAAGATCAGAGTACAACCAACACAATTACGGCCCAGTTATG GAGAATTTTGTGACTGGAAACCAGGTACAGCTTGTGTCCAAAGCAAGCGGGCGTTGTCTGCAGATCGTACAGTCACAAAGCGGCCAGCTAGTGGTGGATGGAACTGGAAACTTGGGACAACAAGTCTTCAATG ctTTATGGACTGTGATCAATGAGGGAAGTAATCAAGTACGCCTTCACAACAACTTCAACTATCTAGCCATAGTGAAAGGTCAAACTATGGTCATTCATAAG ccacAGGGAGCCCCCCTTGGAATTGAGACCAAGTTTCAGCTGGTGTTGAAAGGGCAAAACTTTGTGTGCTTGGAATCTCTGTCCGAGAGAGGAAAGTGTGTAGGGGTTCTGGCAGATGGGTCCCTGAAGCCAGCGCTGGCCTGCTCCAATACCGATGAGCATGCCAAGTTTGGCGTGTACTTAGCA AGTACTCCCTATTCACAGTACCCAAGACAGAAGTAA
- the LOC128156045 gene encoding uncharacterized protein LOC128156045 isoform X2 translates to MAAKYPGGPPPPYQGAPPPYHYPMAGTTVIVQQAPPPPRTNHGILGSLTKDLNKFGRSVQKELDAAGNMIRSEYNQHNYGPVMENFVTGNQVQLVSKASGRCLQIVQSQSGQLVVDGTGNLGQQVFNALWTVINEGSNQVRLHNNFNYLAIVKGQTMVIHKPQGAPLGIETKFQLVLKGQNFVCLESLSERGKCVGVLADGSLKPALACSNTDEHAKFGVYLALKSQTKKL, encoded by the exons ATGGCAGCAAAGTATCCAGGTGGACCACCCCCTCCCTACCAAGGAGCCCCACCCCCCTACCATTACCCGATGGCAGGG ACAACAGTCATAGTCCAACAAGCACCACCTCCACCCAGAACAAAT CATGGCATACTTGGCTCATTAACAAAAGACCTGAACAAATTTGGTCGCTCTGTACAGAAGGAACTAGATGCCGCAGGAAACATGATAAGATCAGAGTACAACCAACACAATTACGGCCCAGTTATG GAGAATTTTGTGACTGGAAACCAGGTACAGCTTGTGTCCAAAGCAAGCGGGCGTTGTCTGCAGATCGTACAGTCACAAAGCGGCCAGCTAGTGGTGGATGGAACTGGAAACTTGGGACAACAAGTCTTCAATG ctTTATGGACTGTGATCAATGAGGGAAGTAATCAAGTACGCCTTCACAACAACTTCAACTATCTAGCCATAGTGAAAGGTCAAACTATGGTCATTCATAAG ccacAGGGAGCCCCCCTTGGAATTGAGACCAAGTTTCAGCTGGTGTTGAAAGGGCAAAACTTTGTGTGCTTGGAATCTCTGTCCGAGAGAGGAAAGTGTGTAGGGGTTCTGGCAGATGGGTCCCTGAAGCCAGCGCTGGCCTGCTCCAATACCGATGAGCATGCCAAGTTTGGCGTGTACTTAGCA CTAAAGAGTCAGACCAAGAAGCTATA A